The following is a genomic window from Pyricularia oryzae 70-15 chromosome 5, whole genome shotgun sequence.
tatacatacatacagtGCCCCTGCTCTGACCCCTCAGACCTCGGCCGGTCGCAAGGCAGCTCGTCCCCGACCCAGAGCACACCTACCAAGGATAGCAACGGCAACCTGATTGAGGAAGACGATGAGGATGGGCGAACATTTGACCCCCGCGCTCCACGCTCAAATTACAGCCTCTACCCGATTGAGTACTTGCTCTACTGCGAAGACTGCCATCAAATCCGCTGCCCGCGCTGCGTTGCCGAAGAAGTCGTTACATACTTTTGTCCAAGCTGCCTGTTTGAGGTGCCGAGCAGCAACATAAAGAGCGAGGGCAACAGGTAGGCAGATCTATCCTTGCAAGACTCCACCCGAggttgattgctgctaataCGAAACCTCGATGACATACAGATGTACCCGTAGTTGCTTCCAGTGTCCAATCTGCGTTGGCATCTTGTCCGTCACAAGCCTTGAACCGTCGTCGTCCAGTCGTCACCTTGCAGCCGATAACACCGCTGCACTACCCGGAGGTCCCTATGCTTTAAACTGCTCCTACTGTCAATGGAGCTCCCTCGAGGTCGGCATCAAATTTGAAAGGTCAAATGGGATATACGGACAGCTCGCCAAGCTCCGCAACGGCGGGCGGCCGAGACTTTCACGGAAGGAGCAAAAGGAACGCCGCGAGGAGTCATCCGCATTTCCTGATTCCGGAACTGGCACTGTGCCGTCTTCGAtcgaggaagaggagcaAAAGGGTGCCCGAGAAAGCGGAGACGCAGAAGATGACGAGCTTGATGTGGAAACACAGTTTGCCAAGCTCAAGTCTTTTTACAAGTCACAACTAGCGGATACCGCGACAAGCAGCGGTTCTGGGGGTTTGTCATCATTGGGGAACCTGGCCAATTTTGGTCTTGGTTCTCCAGGTTCTCCGTCAATGTCGCGGCTCATGTACATGTACACGGGCGCCAACCCAGCAGACACTCGCCGCAAGACTCGCATGCACCCAATGCGCGAGGCTATTGGTCCACAGGAGGGTCTGAAGGTTTTGTACGAACCCAATATGAAGAGCCATGAGGGGGCTATTGAGGGAGGGAGTGAAGAAACATCGCAAAACAAGTCAAAACCAAAGAACGGACTGGACGAACATGCAGCAATTGTAAGGTTACGCGACGCAGGCTGGGACGCAACCACCACGGCAGAGCAACGGGCTTCCCAGGCTCCAAATGCGGCTGCTCCTGTCAGCGCCCAGCACATCCGGTTCCAGGATGACCTGCGGCCCATCCCCGTCCTGCTGCGTACGAAACGGTCAAAGCGTTGCCCGATGTGCAGGCACATCATGACCAAGCCCGAGGCCAAGGTGGCATCCAACAGGTTCCGCATCCGCTTGGTCGCGGGCAACTATATCCCCAGCATATCGGCACGCTACCTCTCTGGCGGCATCCCGCCGCCCGCGGAGCCGCCCGGGACCGTCGCGGCACACCATCTACTCAAACCCCTCGAGCCGGTCCAGTACCTACTCACATTGAAGAACCCCATCTTCGAGTCCGTCCGAGTGTCCCTTGCGACACCCTCCGTCACACCAGGTCGCTTCGGCAGCAAAGTGACCTTGCTCTGTCCACAATTCGAGATTGGGGCCAACACAGACGTCTGGGACGAGGTCCTCAAGGATGGCGCTCCAGGCGCTGACGCCTCGGCCCGCCGGCGAACCATGGTGAGAAAGCCGGACGGCGAGGGTGGACAGGCGGAGGCGGGCAAGATCTGGGAGAAGGGCCGCAACTGGGTCAGCGTCGTGGTTGAGATTGTGCCAGCGTCGCTACGAGTAGACATGCTCGGACTCGGAAAGCCAGCCAGCGAAGTTGACCGGAGCCCGCTcaaggaggacgaggacctcCTCGAGATACCAATGTTTGTCCGAGTCGAGTGGGAGGCCGACGCAGCCAACGACGACGTGGGCCAAGCCAtcggcaaggacaaggatACAAGAGAGAAGAGGGAGCTGGCATATTGGTGTGTTGTTGGTATTGGCCGAATCAGTCAGGACTAAGGAACCGTCGCCGCTTATTTGCAGAGTAGAATACAGGAGATACCCCTTTTTGTGCATAGCATTCATCTGATGAGCAAGTTGTCTTTGGACCAGTAACAAGAATTCAATTCTTTCCCAACCCCAAGACTccgagaaacaaaaaaggtaTCATGAAATGACCGAGCCTGTATTGTTTCACAAGCTACAAACTAGACAACGCCGTTTTCCCTGTTTTTTTGATTCGATCGTGGCAGTTCATGACGGAAAACCAAGATCATTCCCATCCCACACGCCGTGAAAACCACCCGTCATGGAAAAAGAAATTTTTGTCATAGCCCCACCCAACTCAGCCAAACAGAATGCCAGATATCTAGTAGTCGGAGGCACCAGTCTGGGGGAACTCGAAGACGACGCTACGGCCAGTGAGGCGGCGGTAGACCTCGGAGTAGGTGTCGAGGCGGTAGTCAACACCACCACGCTCCTTCTCGTCGAGGACGACCTTGAGGGTCTTGGAGTTGTCCTCCTTGGTGCGGAGGCGCTTGCCGACAATCTCGACGGGGTAGACGAGGTCGGtaaggatggcgtcgtggacGGCAGTCAGAGTGCGCGAACGGGGGCGCTTCTGCTTCTGGGTGTTGCGCGAGCGGTTGGAGCGCTTGGGGCGGGGGAGAATGCGGCGCGAGGCCAGGATGAGGACGTGGCGGTCGGAGAACTTCTTCTCGAGCTCACGGGTGAGGCTGTGGAAACAATATTAGAACAAGGTCAACGGTGAGGGTATTGGACTGAGTTATAACTTACCGCTGCTGGACACGGTGGAAACCCTGCAGGGAAGGGACGGGGACAAAGATGACAATCGCCTTCTTGCCGTGGCCAACTTCGATCTGATGCGAGATCAAAAGTCAGCATGCGAGCTCCTGGATGGTATTTCTAAAGAAATTGCCAATCCATGGACCGCTTCCCGTCCGATTCCGCGACGCCTTGTGTGTATGTGATATCTTTCTGAGTCTCGACCCTTTGAACGGGAATGATTGTGCGTCAAGCGTTGCGACCGAGGAAATCATCTCCCATAGAGAGCACCCTTTGGAGGCTCCGCTAATCATTCGCATAGGCGTTCCCGTTCTCGAGTCGCGATCATTGGATTTCGGTATGCATCGAGGTCGTCGGGTTCTTTGTGGAAGATTTCGGATCCGCGGAAGGTCCTTGGTTTTTTCATCGTGCAAATCACGACTCCTCGGGTTTCCTCCTCTTTGCGGTCATGGCACACTAAATGGTCACTTGGGAGCAAAAATCATCGGCAAATTCTCACCTCACGGGCAGAGACAAACTGCAGAGGGCGAAGGGCAGACTTCAGGTCGGCAGTGTTCGTCTCGAGGTCGTACAGAGCCTGGGCAATGTTGGTCTCGAGCTCCGAGGGGCTCTGGCGCGACGGGCTGTTGGCCGCGATCTTGTTGAGGGCTGGGCTGCTCATCTTGACGGCTGTGAGGTGTTCCGCTGGGTGATGGGATGGTTAGTTGACGGGGAAGAAGCGGGCTATCTTGAGTTTGGGCGCAAATCGAGAGGGGAGTTTGATGGGTAAATCCTCCTTGGGTGGTTGATGGGGCTGATTACTGATTGGGGTTTGTGAGCCCTCATGCACGGACCTTGCACAGTTTTCCAGGTGGGGCAGAATTTCGAATTGAGGAAAGCGTGACCTTGTCGCTTGTGAAATGAGCCTAACCCGAATTGGAGACTCGCAGTTAACTGTTCTCAATCGTTGATTGCTCCTTACCCTGCATCAACAATTGTTGTCGCAAATTTGTCCGACAACCAGTCCAATACTTGTCGCTGTTCACCTAGGTCTTAATCAACAGGCGCGAACTGACTTGTTTTCCTACAGCGCAACACAACAAGCGACAATTGGCTGCAGGATTTCAAGGCCACATACTCCGTTATGGACACGCCTAAAATGAGAGGAGAGCACAAGAAGTAAAAGCTGTCTTTACAGCACGTGTTGTACTCTACGGTGGTCAGGTGCATAACTTCTCAAATATCACGGATCTGACGCAGATGGACGAGGCTGATCATTATGGGCTCTTACCATGTGCTATGTACAATACCGCACATTACTCTCATGCGGTGAATACCTTGTCGTATCCAGTCATGCAGAAACGGTACCGCACATCCGTCTTGTGAACCCTCGTCAGCGCCTCCTTGAGCCCATCCTCACCGATCTGGATCTCCTCGACCCACGACTTGATGCCCTTGTCCGCCGCGAGCTGCAGCATCTCGATGGTCTCCCTCCTGGAGCCCAGGTGCGACGCGCCGATGAAGACGCCGTTGCTGAGCAGGTCCTGGTTGCGGATCTTCATGCCCTCGCCCTCGGGCAGACCGACGGCGACAAACTTGCCGTGCAcgtccagcaggcccaggtaGGCGCCAAAGTCCCAACCCTCGAAGCTGCTGGCCGTGTTGAGGATGGCGTCAAAGGTCATGGCGTGCGGCTCGTTCCAGCCCTTCTCCGACGTGGCCAGGAAGCCGTCGGCGCCCATGGCCTTGCAGTCGGCCTCCTTGGCGCGGCTGCGCGAGATGGCCCAGACCTCGGCGCCCAGGGCCTTGGCGAAGAGCAGCCCAAAGTGTCCGATTCCTCCCATGCCGAGGATGCCGACCTTCTTGCCGGGACCGACGCCGTTGCGCACAAGTGGGCTGTAGGCCGTCAGACCGGCGCAGAGCATAGGGGCAGCGATGGTGCTGGCTAGGGCGTCGGGGATGGGGAAGACCCTGTGGTTTTTGTGGTTTGTCAGCGACGACGGGAGAACCGGAAGCAAGTAAATGGTTGGAACGAGTCACGTACCAGTGCTCATGAGTCCGGACATGAGACGAGTAGCCTCCTTGTGAGACAACTCCGGAGTCGGGCCAGACGGAGCCGTATGTGTCGAGCTGCTTCTTGCAGTATGTCTCATTGTCGTTTTTGCACTGCTTGCAGTCCAGGCAGGCATAGGATTGTGCACCAACACCAACGCGCTGGCCCTCCTTGATCAGTGTGACTTTGGGGCCGACCTTGATGGCCTTGCCAACGATCTCTGCAGAAGACGTCAGCAGGGGTGTGGTTATTGCCCGAAACGGGAAAGAAATGGGCAGCGGGATCAGTACTGACCATGTCCGACAACCAGAGGGAACTTCTGCTCTCCCCAGCCACCAGAGACAGTGTGGACGTCACTGCCGCAGACACCGCAGCACTCGATCTCAATGTCGACATCGTAGTCACCAAAGGGCTTGGGGTCGAACTCGTTCTTGTGGAATTCGGTCCAGCTGTCCGGGCTCTTGACCTGGAAGCCCGTGAACTTTTCTGGGTAAGGCATTTTTTATCTTTGTTTTGTGTAAATGTCTGTGAGGGCTGTCTGTGGAATGGAAAGCTTGCAAAGCCAATTCGAATGACTGGAAATTGAGAAACGGAAacccaagaaaacaaaaggccAGAAGGAGGAAATCCGGTCACACGAAGCTCCCCTCTTTATCGTATCCAGTACTCAGTCCATACCGAGCGCGGGGCTGGTTTCTCACTCCGGGATAAAGACCGGCCGGGGTTCCTCTGCGCTTTCGGGCGTGGGGGAGCAAGAAGAGGCGCGTAAACAGCTTCTCCCCCTTGGCGTCAAACCATATGTCGCATTATGATCCTGGCGTCGGGTCTTTTTGGGTCGAACAGTTGGAGAAGTCATGTATCCACCTGTGCTGCTAGTTGCGCACCCCAGGGAGGGCCTTCCCGTAAAGACCAAACAACCCCAACCCCTCCCCGACTCCCCCACAAATGGAATGAGGGGTTCTCCAGGTTGGAGGTGTCACGGTCAATTTTCCACCAAACAAAAGTTCCTCCGTTGCTGAACGTGCTATCGCAACGACGGGGCCTGGTTAAGAATCTTGGGAAGAGTCTAGAATTTTGTCATAGAGACCGGGGTAGACTCGCAATATTACTTTAATTTGACCTGCGTGAGGCTCAATTCAGCATCGAAAGAGATGGTCTCGTTTGCTGCTCAAGTCACGGAACATGAACTCGTGGTAGCATCTGGCGGTACGCTTTCGGGGATCCGGATCGGTTGAATCGGCATCGGGTCCGAAGAGGGATTCTTGGGCAAGAACATGCTTAAAGATGTAGTCGAGAGTAGTTCAAACTCTTACAGGGCACAGAGTGGACGTGTTCATACAAGCAAAAGAAGGTAAGTGAATATCGGGTCTTCCCCGAGTAGATTGAAGGGCGGCAGCCTACGCCCTTTATGTATTAATCCCTGGTGCACCTTGATGGCCACTCACCCCGCCAAGTTACATGGGCAATGAACTATAACCTGAACTTCACCAGACGACGGGGGGAGCATCTGCACGGAAATGGTCAGTTTCATTGGCTCTCACCATCAGGCAGAATTGAAAAAGATGGCCAGCACATCGGATGAAGAAACCTGTGTGATCTGGGCGTATTTATCGACATAGAGCTTTACTGTCCTGTAGCATCTATGTCTGCACTGGGACACTGCTCCTGCTGTATACAGCTCTTCTGTCGCAAAACCGTTGACAGGATCAGGGGGTTTCACATAGTGATTGGTCTAGTAGAAACGTTGATAAGATGATTTCCTAGAAAGTCGCCTGATGAAGAGTAGAAACCGGAACGTAGCAGGTGCAAATCCTGCCTACTAGACACTTAATCCTTCTTAGCTTTCCTCTTAGTTGTGAACTGAGGACCCGAAAACAACTGGTCAAGACATGGTCTTTTGCTGTTGAACATGTCTTGATTCCGTTTGTCTTCTCAAGTTGAGCGGGTTGGGCCAAAAGTCTGTATCAATTGACAAATTAGAAGGTCCAAGCTACGGTCAGGGGCTACGACATAGTCGCGACCTGGTCAACAGGCGCAATGAAGTTCGGGAGAGGGGAAGGGGGATGGAGTGGGCAAACACAGAGAGGATAGACTCATAATTAAGCGCTGATACATAGCATTTGTTTTGTATACAACGGTGGGACTAAAACCGTGGCTGGAGGTCCAACTAACAACTAAACGATGACTGGTATCAAATTTTGAGCACCCCTACCAGTATCACTTCTTTGTTACATTGCTCACATGGTATATTTTCAAGTGCTGTTTCCAGCTCATAACATTCAACGGGGAAAAGATCTGCAGCTGACATCGAACAAGAGACAGGCCCTCTTCAAGCCAGTGGTGGGAAACAAGGGTCAAGGCTCAAGGCTCTCGTGCCGGCGATCAACCCGGGATGCTTGTAGGACGGGCACGAATGAATGCCCATCCATGCGCTGGTCAAGGACCTGGCTGTCACCGCCCCCAAACTCAGACAGAGCGTGCAGGCATTCAAGCAACACTGGATCTGGCACATGATGAAACGACCTCCAGAGCCTGCAGAACGTTAGCATCGTGCACAGGGACGTCCAAGCGGGACAACTGTCTCAACGGCATGATCGTCAACTTTAGCTGGTCCATGACCGCGCCCCTCGTACCCCTGGACCATGCTGGCAGAACTCTACTGCAAACAACCAGGTGCGTGTGTCGTTGGACGAGGCCCTTGGTGACATGGTCGTCTGTGACGACATGCTCGACGATCAGGAGACGTACCAGAACATGTACCTGGCAACAGGGACTCGCCCGTTTTTATGCGCATTTTCTCCTGAAACTATAGCAGTGGCAGCCATTACGGAGTTCTTCAAGCTTGCTCCGAGATATATTGTCCCAAAGAGGAGATACCCAATCTGACGAGAATGTCTGCAAGGCATTTTGTCGTTATATTTTTTTTGCGACAGCATAAGACTTTCTCAAGCTTTTAACACTGTTGTTACTTCGTATACTGCTGGTCTTGATGGCATTGGCTTCACGATCTCATGCTCAAGACATTGCCCCAGTCTCTCTGTTGTCTGCCATTTCTCTATGCGCTCCTCCTAAATGTATCTAAACACCGCTAGGGTGAGTTTGTTTGCAGTAGTCCTTATGTGTCCTCCAGAGAGTTTGGAAGGCCCTTTTCAAGTATATAGGCACGACTCTGGCAGCTATGACTTGTGAGAAGGCCTGGATCGAATTGTATTCGTGGAGGAGCAGCAATTATCGTGGCTCTACATTCTTGTCTGCTGAAACAAATAACGTCTCTAACAGAACA
Proteins encoded in this region:
- a CDS encoding dynactin Arp1 p62 subunit RO2 codes for the protein MAPYTYIQCPCSDPSDLGRSQGSSSPTQSTPTKDSNGNLIEEDDEDGRTFDPRAPRSNYSLYPIEYLLYCEDCHQIRCPRCVAEEVVTYFCPSCLFEVPSSNIKSEGNRCTRSCFQCPICVGILSVTSLEPSSSSRHLAADNTAALPGGPYALNCSYCQWSSLEVGIKFERSNGIYGQLAKLRNGGRPRLSRKEQKERREESSAFPDSGTGTVPSSIEEEEQKGARESGDAEDDELDVETQFAKLKSFYKSQLADTATSSGSGGLSSLGNLANFGLGSPGSPSMSRLMYMYTGANPADTRRKTRMHPMREAIGPQEGLKVLYEPNMKSHEGAIEGGSEETSQNKSKPKNGLDEHAAIVRLRDAGWDATTTAEQRASQAPNAAAPVSAQHIRFQDDLRPIPVLLRTKRSKRCPMCRHIMTKPEAKVASNRFRIRLVAGNYIPSISARYLSGGIPPPAEPPGTVAAHHLLKPLEPVQYLLTLKNPIFESVRVSLATPSVTPGRFGSKVTLLCPQFEIGANTDVWDEVLKDGAPGADASARRRTMVRKPDGEGGQAEAGKIWEKGRNWVSVVVEIVPASLRVDMLGLGKPASEVDRSPLKEDEDLLEIPMFVRVEWEADAANDDVGQAIGKDKDTREKRELAYWCVVGIGRISQD
- a CDS encoding 40S ribosomal protein S7 — encoded protein: MSSPALNKIAANSPSRQSPSELETNIAQALYDLETNTADLKSALRPLQFVSAREIEVGHGKKAIVIFVPVPSLQGFHRVQQRLTRELEKKFSDRHVLILASRRILPRPKRSNRSRNTQKQKRPRSRTLTAVHDAILTDLVYPVEIVGKRLRTKEDNSKTLKVVLDEKERGGVDYRLDTYSEVYRRLTGRSVVFEFPQTGASDY
- a CDS encoding NADP-dependent alcohol dehydrogenase 6, which codes for MPYPEKFTGFQVKSPDSWTEFHKNEFDPKPFGDYDVDIEIECCGVCGSDVHTVSGGWGEQKFPLVVGHEIVGKAIKVGPKVTLIKEGQRVGVGAQSYACLDCKQCKNDNETYCKKQLDTYGSVWPDSGVVSQGGYSSHVRTHEHWVFPIPDALASTIAAPMLCAGLTAYSPLVRNGVGPGKKVGILGMGGIGHFGLLFAKALGAEVWAISRSRAKEADCKAMGADGFLATSEKGWNEPHAMTFDAILNTASSFEGWDFGAYLGLLDVHGKFVAVGLPEGEGMKIRNQDLLSNGVFIGASHLGSRRETIEMLQLAADKGIKSWVEEIQIGEDGLKEALTRVHKTDVRYRFCMTGYDKVFTA